One Sanguibacter keddieii DSM 10542 genomic window carries:
- a CDS encoding NUDIX domain-containing protein: MTSWTTLSSDVVYENAWIRVREDAVGRPDGTEGIYGVVEIRNPAVFVVPLTDADEVVLVEVDRYTVGGPSLEIPAGGSDGEDLLLAAQRELREETGLVADSWEPIGFMSGLNGVCRAPEHVFLARGLRDSGEAHEQEEEGIVGTRRVPWSEALGMVRDGTITDGETVAALMYAALALGRVG; this comes from the coding sequence ATGACCAGCTGGACGACCCTGTCGTCGGACGTCGTGTACGAGAACGCGTGGATCCGGGTCCGTGAGGACGCCGTCGGGCGCCCGGACGGAACCGAGGGGATCTACGGCGTCGTCGAGATCCGCAACCCCGCGGTGTTCGTGGTGCCGCTCACCGACGCCGACGAGGTGGTGCTCGTCGAGGTGGACCGGTACACCGTCGGCGGTCCCTCTCTCGAGATCCCCGCGGGCGGCTCCGACGGCGAGGACCTGCTGCTCGCCGCGCAGCGCGAGCTCCGCGAGGAGACCGGCCTGGTGGCCGACTCGTGGGAGCCGATCGGCTTCATGTCTGGTCTCAACGGGGTCTGCCGCGCCCCCGAGCACGTGTTCCTGGCCCGGGGGCTGCGGGACTCGGGCGAGGCGCACGAGCAGGAGGAAGAGGGCATCGTCGGCACCCGCCGCGTGCCGTGGTCCGAGGCGCTCGGCATGGTGCGCGACGGCACGATCACCGACGGCGAGACGGTCGCGGCGCTCATGTACGCGGCGCTCGCGCTCGGGCGGGTCGGGTAG
- a CDS encoding tautomerase family protein: MGQLIVHGRRSQWLDQRTELSDVLHEALVDAWQYPVEKRFQRFVWLDDDDLVAPQRGPRYLVVQVVAFAGRSQPARRELIRQLYVRVCGRFDLPLDDLEIVIIESPRDSWGIRGVSGDELTLGYTVDL; the protein is encoded by the coding sequence ATGGGTCAGCTCATCGTGCACGGCAGGCGCTCGCAGTGGCTCGACCAGCGGACGGAGCTGTCCGACGTCCTCCACGAGGCGCTCGTCGACGCGTGGCAGTACCCGGTCGAGAAGCGCTTCCAGCGCTTCGTCTGGCTCGACGACGACGACCTCGTCGCACCGCAGCGCGGTCCGCGCTACCTCGTCGTCCAGGTGGTCGCCTTCGCCGGCAGGAGCCAGCCGGCGCGCCGCGAGCTCATCCGCCAGCTCTACGTCCGCGTCTGCGGCCGCTTCGACCTGCCGCTCGACGACCTCGAGATCGTCATCATCGAGAGCCCACGCGACAGCTGGGGCATCCGCGGCGTCAGCGGAGACGAGCTGACCCTGGGGTACACGGTCGACCTGTAG
- a CDS encoding ABC transporter substrate-binding protein, which translates to MKRSGALVASIGVTALVLVGCSPGEGSTAVEVTVAPSGLPVQGETLTYDPNRLVNDGEVISLDWWLWDGDEVFQAFADAYTELHPNVEISIVNQPWDDYWTKLPLALRDGSGPALFNIHNSHHDNLIGYLEPYDLPLDALAADYLGVDAHLVDGQVHYLDYGLMTGLVYYNADMWARAGLTEDDHPATWDELREVAQRLTVRDGDRLTQAGFSFNSLFREFSLGLPYQEGQHLFAADMVTPDLDNPTMLSVVERFLDLYEVDQVGSKDFGPVADESFGQGQTAMIYTWGHFYGSLLEDYPDIDFGTFRTPVPDTGEEPYAYDRYNGESTTGINAGASAEEIAVAQDFVRFSLTHADLMRDLCLHYSVLPMYTALADDPAIAAHPVLSALGDVDRYIWPGPLPAAFESSVDVMWEDILYNGVEPAAALATAQQTVEREIAHDGFVSRENHYAAYPAER; encoded by the coding sequence ATGAAGAGGTCTGGGGCGCTCGTGGCGTCGATAGGTGTGACCGCGCTCGTGCTGGTGGGGTGCTCGCCGGGGGAGGGCTCGACGGCGGTCGAGGTGACCGTCGCCCCGTCAGGGCTGCCGGTCCAGGGCGAGACCCTGACCTACGACCCCAACCGGCTGGTGAACGACGGCGAGGTGATCTCCCTCGACTGGTGGCTCTGGGACGGCGACGAGGTCTTCCAGGCCTTCGCAGACGCCTACACCGAGCTCCACCCCAACGTGGAGATCAGCATCGTGAACCAGCCCTGGGACGACTACTGGACCAAGCTGCCGCTCGCGCTGCGCGACGGGTCGGGGCCCGCGCTGTTCAACATCCACAACAGCCACCACGACAACCTCATCGGCTACCTCGAGCCGTACGACCTGCCTCTCGACGCCCTCGCCGCGGACTACCTCGGTGTCGATGCCCACCTGGTCGACGGACAGGTCCACTACCTCGACTACGGGCTCATGACCGGCCTCGTCTACTACAACGCCGACATGTGGGCCCGGGCGGGCCTCACCGAGGACGACCACCCCGCGACGTGGGACGAGCTGCGTGAGGTCGCCCAGCGGCTCACCGTGCGCGACGGGGACAGGCTCACCCAGGCCGGCTTCTCGTTCAACAGCCTCTTCCGTGAGTTCAGCCTCGGTCTGCCGTACCAGGAGGGGCAGCACCTCTTCGCGGCCGACATGGTCACCCCGGACCTCGACAACCCCACGATGCTGTCCGTCGTCGAGCGGTTCCTCGACCTCTACGAGGTCGACCAGGTCGGCTCCAAGGACTTCGGTCCGGTCGCGGACGAGAGCTTCGGCCAGGGCCAGACGGCCATGATCTACACCTGGGGCCACTTCTACGGGAGCCTGCTCGAGGACTACCCCGACATCGACTTCGGTACCTTCCGCACTCCCGTGCCCGACACAGGCGAAGAGCCGTACGCCTACGACCGCTACAACGGCGAGTCGACGACCGGTATCAACGCCGGTGCCTCGGCCGAGGAGATCGCCGTCGCGCAGGACTTCGTCCGCTTCTCGCTCACGCACGCCGACCTCATGCGTGACCTGTGCCTGCACTACTCCGTGCTCCCGATGTACACCGCGCTCGCCGACGACCCCGCGATCGCCGCGCACCCCGTGCTGAGCGCGCTCGGCGACGTGGACCGCTACATCTGGCCGGGCCCGCTGCCCGCGGCCTTCGAGTCCAGCGTCGACGTCATGTGGGAAGACATCCTCTACAACGGTGTCGAGCCGGCGGCGGCGCTCGCGACCGCCCAGCAGACCGTCGAGAGGGAGATCGCCCACGACGGGTTCGTCTCGCGGGAGAACCACTACGCCGCGTACCCCGCAGAGCGCTGA
- a CDS encoding carbohydrate ABC transporter permease yields the protein MTTIAPSGVPADTAPRRTRRRLHRGERSLRTTVVLLVVGFNAVLLVYPVVSALRGSFHRWNPLNGTYDPIGFENYATLFTDPVFWRTALNTVVFGTVVITLRVAVGLALACAIFARVTRWKTFFRTIFYLPTVTPLVAVAYVWKLAYHPQIGAVDTVLGLDINWLYDSTFALPAIMVMTVWKDFGYAVILFLAGLYAIPEETLEASVVDGCSPAQRFRFITLPLLAPMTVFVVVTSVIAYLQAYVQILVMTGGGPGRSTNLISFLIYEEAFVKYNFGYASAIAFVLFFCTALMTVVSFRLAGGRSLLKAAR from the coding sequence GTGACCACCATCGCCCCTTCTGGCGTCCCTGCTGACACCGCTCCGCGCCGGACCCGGCGCCGCCTGCACCGCGGCGAGCGGTCCCTGCGCACCACTGTCGTCCTGCTCGTCGTGGGGTTCAACGCCGTCCTGCTCGTCTACCCGGTCGTCTCGGCTCTCCGGGGGAGCTTCCACCGGTGGAACCCTCTCAACGGCACCTACGACCCGATCGGGTTCGAGAACTACGCGACCCTGTTCACCGACCCGGTGTTCTGGCGGACCGCTCTCAACACGGTCGTCTTCGGCACGGTCGTCATCACGCTGCGTGTCGCCGTCGGGCTCGCCCTCGCCTGCGCCATCTTCGCGAGGGTGACGCGCTGGAAGACCTTCTTCCGGACGATCTTCTACCTCCCGACGGTCACGCCGCTCGTCGCGGTGGCCTACGTGTGGAAGCTCGCTTACCACCCGCAGATCGGGGCGGTGGACACGGTCCTGGGGCTCGACATCAACTGGCTGTACGACAGCACCTTCGCGCTCCCGGCGATCATGGTCATGACGGTCTGGAAGGACTTCGGCTACGCGGTGATCCTGTTCCTGGCCGGGCTCTACGCCATCCCGGAGGAGACCCTCGAGGCCTCGGTCGTGGACGGCTGCTCGCCGGCTCAACGGTTCAGGTTCATCACCCTGCCGCTCCTCGCGCCGATGACGGTCTTCGTCGTGGTGACCTCGGTGATCGCCTACCTGCAGGCCTACGTGCAGATCCTCGTGATGACCGGTGGCGGGCCAGGGCGCTCGACGAACCTCATCTCGTTCCTCATCTACGAGGAGGCCTTCGTCAAGTACAACTTCGGCTACGCCTCGGCCATCGCCTTCGTGCTCTTCTTCTGCACGGCGCTCATGACCGTCGTGTCGTTCCGCCTCGCCGGAGGACGCTCGCTGCTCAAGGCCGCACGATGA
- a CDS encoding carbohydrate ABC transporter permease, giving the protein MIARKAGAVLLHATLLGLGLLTVAPFVWMALSAFKTNAEINSLDQTLLPREWTIENFVNLQETFDILRLFSNSVLLSVTITSIVVYTSALAGFVLVKYEFRGRTAIFAFVLGTMMIPWAVTIIPRYTMFVAVGLQDSYLSLVIPAALSGFGIFMMRQSMGAVPDEVLEAARLDGASETYVFHRIVLPMSVNAISALSIFQFLWVWEDYLWPYLMINSPEKQVLAVGLTTFSGRYGTDYGGLFAATTLSIIPVIVVYVIFQRRFVAGAASAAVKG; this is encoded by the coding sequence ATGATCGCGCGCAAGGCCGGGGCGGTCCTCCTCCACGCGACGCTCCTCGGGCTCGGGCTGCTCACCGTCGCCCCCTTCGTCTGGATGGCGCTGTCGGCCTTCAAGACGAACGCCGAGATCAACAGCCTCGACCAGACGCTGCTCCCGCGGGAGTGGACCATCGAGAACTTCGTCAACCTCCAGGAGACCTTCGACATCCTGCGGCTGTTCTCGAACTCGGTCCTGCTCTCCGTGACCATCACCAGCATCGTGGTCTACACGAGCGCGCTCGCGGGCTTCGTGCTGGTGAAGTACGAGTTCCGCGGGCGGACCGCGATCTTCGCCTTCGTCCTCGGCACGATGATGATCCCCTGGGCGGTGACCATCATCCCGAGGTACACGATGTTCGTCGCGGTCGGGCTGCAGGACTCGTACCTGTCGCTCGTCATCCCCGCAGCGCTGAGCGGGTTCGGCATCTTCATGATGCGCCAGAGCATGGGGGCGGTACCCGACGAGGTCCTCGAGGCGGCCCGGCTGGACGGCGCGTCGGAGACCTACGTGTTCCACAGGATCGTGCTGCCGATGAGCGTCAACGCCATCTCGGCGCTCTCGATCTTCCAGTTCTTGTGGGTGTGGGAGGACTACCTCTGGCCGTACCTCATGATCAACAGCCCGGAGAAGCAGGTGCTGGCCGTCGGGCTCACGACGTTCAGCGGTCGCTACGGCACCGACTACGGAGGGTTGTTCGCGGCGACGACGCTCTCGATCATCCCCGTGATCGTCGTCTACGTGATCTTCCAGCGGCGGTTCGTGGCCGGGGCGGCGAGCGCCGCGGTCAAGGGGTAG
- a CDS encoding LacI family DNA-binding transcriptional regulator, with translation MTTLRDIAEAAGVSVMTVSNVVNGRLGKVSPAMVARVQELVRDLGYVPNASARALSGRTSGIVALVYPDPDPSQPALANAHDATFVGEVQRQVSASGRFLMIHAARDVASTVADLRTWGVDGAIFLGTFGSEVDALRDRYDIPMVFVDNYSESESVTTVRIDDARGGVLAAQHLTAAGHTRVAFAGPETAVEGVVRRRLDGFLQGLRESGADVQPDLVLPCAMSFRAGHDLAGALLESSRRPTAVFATADVIAIGILKGLADRGLSAPDDLSVVGFDDLSEGEHRSPMLTTIRQDVPAKARASVDLLLAAAEDAAERAPRGGRVVLDVELVERETVGAPRAVGPTP, from the coding sequence ATGACGACGCTCCGCGACATCGCCGAGGCGGCAGGGGTCTCGGTGATGACGGTCTCGAACGTCGTCAACGGACGGCTCGGCAAGGTCTCCCCCGCGATGGTCGCCCGCGTGCAAGAGCTCGTCCGGGACCTCGGGTACGTCCCCAACGCCTCTGCTCGGGCCCTGTCAGGTCGGACCTCAGGCATCGTCGCCCTCGTCTACCCCGACCCTGACCCTTCTCAGCCTGCACTCGCGAACGCGCACGACGCCACCTTCGTCGGAGAGGTCCAGCGGCAGGTGTCTGCCAGCGGCCGGTTCCTCATGATCCATGCGGCTCGAGACGTCGCCAGCACCGTGGCCGACCTGCGCACCTGGGGGGTCGACGGGGCGATCTTCCTCGGCACCTTCGGCAGCGAGGTCGACGCGCTCCGGGACAGGTACGACATCCCGATGGTGTTCGTCGACAACTACTCGGAGTCGGAGTCGGTGACGACCGTGCGCATCGACGACGCGCGCGGCGGCGTCCTGGCGGCTCAGCACCTGACAGCGGCGGGTCACACCCGGGTCGCCTTCGCCGGCCCGGAGACGGCGGTCGAAGGAGTGGTCCGTCGGCGGCTCGACGGATTCCTCCAGGGCTTGCGGGAGAGCGGCGCCGACGTCCAGCCGGACCTGGTCCTGCCCTGCGCGATGAGCTTCCGGGCAGGCCACGACCTCGCCGGCGCGCTGCTCGAGAGCTCCCGTCGCCCCACTGCCGTCTTCGCCACGGCCGACGTCATCGCGATCGGCATCCTCAAGGGACTTGCCGACCGTGGGCTGTCGGCACCGGACGACCTGTCCGTCGTCGGCTTCGACGACCTGTCGGAGGGAGAGCACCGCTCCCCCATGCTGACCACCATCCGCCAGGACGTGCCGGCGAAGGCCCGGGCGAGCGTCGACCTCCTGCTCGCGGCGGCCGAGGACGCCGCAGAGCGTGCACCGCGCGGGGGACGCGTCGTGCTCGACGTCGAGCTCGTCGAGCGCGAGACGGTCGGTGCTCCCCGCGCGGTCGGCCCTACCCCTTGA
- a CDS encoding glycoside hydrolase family 31 protein, producing MSDHQTTSTEHLRAADPRAVVQGPGYRITVLTSRMLRLEHSPDGTFEDRPTQLVRDRAFDVPEFGVRETETGLELWTEHLHLRYDRGPFTPSGLAVSMRQKAQGAHFTTWTYGDPAWGTGAHPSNLGGTARTLDDVDGATPIETGLLSTDGYTVVDDSTSLALDATGWPVPREGGDDLYFFGYGRDFTDALADWFRLTGPSPMLPRWTLGNWWSRFHDYTTDSYLALMDRFADEGIPFSVAVIDMDWHVTDIDPAIGSGWTGYTWNTEFFPDPEAFLRGLHDRHLRTALNVHPADGVRRHEDAYVAMATELGLDPEAGAAIGFDIGSRAFADAYLRHLHHPHEEIGVDFWWLDWQSGSASRTAGLDPLWALNELHYADSGRDGERPLTFSRYAGLGSHRTPVGFSGDTIATWDSLAFQPRFTSTAANVGYFWWSHDIGGHFGGARDDELSARWYQFGAFSPVNRLHSSKSPFGSKEPWRFTEPVRRVMTEFLRLRHRLVPYLYTAMWDSRTHGVGPVRPMYHDHPREQRAFEVPDQYMFGADLLVAPVVVPLDAQTRLAAVPVWLPAGEWVDVFTGRRYDGGRDLVVHRSLEQMPVFARAGSLVVLADDLTADTGARAESVLVRVFPGADGTTRLVEDDGQARPGLADQQVTVLRQTSTDDETAGTTSVVVSVDVPTGPGVLLHRTVRVELVGVADVASAVVRTVGGEASVSVEPGETGAVLDLGTVDLTEGLTLTLDDVRQAPRDLEAAFFTIVDDALVAYDLKRAVMDAQSALDGAALIAALHRLDLPGNLFGALVEQVAATTGTGADTRRVNP from the coding sequence ATGAGCGACCACCAGACCACCAGCACCGAGCACCTGAGGGCCGCCGACCCCCGCGCCGTCGTCCAGGGGCCCGGGTACCGCATCACCGTCCTCACCAGCCGTATGCTCCGCCTCGAGCACAGCCCCGACGGCACCTTCGAGGACCGCCCGACGCAGCTCGTCCGGGACCGTGCCTTCGACGTCCCCGAGTTCGGCGTCCGCGAGACCGAGACCGGCCTCGAGCTGTGGACCGAGCACCTCCACCTGCGCTACGACCGCGGCCCCTTCACACCCTCCGGGCTCGCCGTGTCCATGCGGCAGAAGGCCCAGGGCGCGCACTTCACCACCTGGACCTACGGCGACCCCGCCTGGGGCACCGGTGCCCACCCGTCCAACCTCGGCGGCACGGCCCGGACCCTCGACGACGTCGACGGCGCGACGCCGATCGAGACCGGCCTGCTCTCCACGGACGGCTACACCGTCGTCGACGACTCCACCAGCCTCGCCCTCGACGCCACCGGGTGGCCCGTGCCGCGCGAGGGCGGCGACGACCTGTACTTCTTCGGCTACGGACGTGACTTCACCGACGCGCTCGCGGACTGGTTCCGACTCACCGGGCCGAGCCCGATGCTCCCGCGCTGGACGCTCGGCAACTGGTGGAGCCGGTTCCACGACTACACCACCGACAGCTACCTGGCCCTCATGGACCGGTTCGCCGACGAGGGCATCCCGTTCTCGGTCGCGGTGATCGACATGGACTGGCACGTGACCGACATCGACCCGGCGATCGGCTCGGGCTGGACCGGCTACACCTGGAACACAGAGTTCTTCCCCGACCCCGAGGCGTTCCTCCGCGGCCTCCACGACCGCCACCTGCGGACCGCGCTCAACGTGCACCCGGCCGACGGGGTCCGTCGCCACGAGGACGCCTACGTCGCCATGGCCACCGAGCTCGGTCTCGACCCCGAGGCCGGCGCGGCCATCGGCTTCGACATCGGGTCGCGGGCCTTCGCCGACGCGTACCTGCGGCACCTGCACCACCCGCACGAGGAGATCGGCGTCGACTTCTGGTGGCTCGACTGGCAGTCGGGATCGGCCAGCCGCACGGCCGGCCTCGACCCGCTGTGGGCGCTCAACGAGCTGCACTACGCCGACTCCGGCCGGGACGGCGAGCGACCGCTGACCTTCTCCCGGTACGCGGGCCTCGGCAGCCACCGCACGCCCGTCGGGTTCTCGGGCGACACGATCGCCACCTGGGACTCCCTCGCCTTCCAGCCGCGCTTCACGTCGACGGCCGCGAACGTCGGCTACTTCTGGTGGAGCCACGACATCGGCGGGCACTTCGGCGGCGCGCGTGACGACGAGCTCTCCGCCCGCTGGTACCAGTTCGGTGCCTTCTCGCCCGTGAACCGCCTGCACTCCTCCAAGAGCCCCTTCGGGTCCAAGGAGCCGTGGCGGTTCACCGAGCCGGTGCGACGCGTCATGACGGAGTTCCTCCGCCTGCGCCACCGCCTGGTCCCGTACCTCTACACGGCCATGTGGGACTCCCGCACCCACGGCGTGGGCCCGGTCCGCCCGATGTACCACGACCACCCGCGCGAGCAGCGGGCCTTCGAGGTCCCAGACCAGTACATGTTCGGCGCGGACCTCCTGGTGGCGCCCGTCGTGGTCCCGCTCGACGCGCAGACCCGCCTCGCCGCCGTCCCGGTCTGGCTGCCCGCGGGGGAGTGGGTCGACGTCTTCACCGGTCGCCGGTACGACGGCGGCCGCGACCTCGTGGTCCACCGCAGCCTCGAGCAGATGCCCGTCTTCGCCCGGGCCGGGTCGCTCGTCGTCCTCGCCGACGACCTCACCGCCGACACCGGTGCCCGTGCCGAGTCGGTCCTCGTGCGCGTCTTCCCCGGGGCCGACGGCACCACGCGCCTCGTGGAGGACGACGGCCAGGCCCGCCCGGGCCTCGCCGACCAGCAGGTGACGGTCCTGCGGCAGACCTCTACGGACGACGAGACCGCCGGCACCACCTCGGTCGTCGTCTCGGTCGACGTGCCGACCGGGCCCGGCGTCCTGCTGCACCGCACCGTGCGCGTCGAGCTCGTCGGGGTGGCCGACGTCGCCTCCGCGGTCGTCCGCACTGTGGGCGGCGAGGCCAGCGTCAGCGTCGAGCCGGGGGAGACGGGGGCGGTGCTCGACCTCGGGACCGTCGACCTGACCGAGGGGCTGACGCTCACCCTCGACGACGTCCGCCAGGCTCCCCGCGACCTGGAGGCCGCGTTCTTCACGATCGTGGACGACGCCCTCGTCGCCTACGACCTCAAGCGCGCCGTCATGGACGCGCAGTCGGCACTCGACGGCGCGGCCCTGATCGCCGCCCTGCATCGCCTCGACCTGCCGGGGAACCTCTTCGGCGCCCTCGTGGAGCAGGTCGCCGCGACCACCGGCACCGGGGCGGACACCAGGAGGGTGAACCCCTAG
- a CDS encoding GNAT family N-acetyltransferase yields MSEQTGAPDAFRGGANPSAPPTVREARFPDDTVDVSRLVDAYLRQTEDEKVARGLASPLEGGRLPDRYQSEVDDPARAFASATVLLASLPTGPVGIVVLTVDPRGSGEIKRFWVDPAARGAGVGRLLLDAVADRVDGSLRLSVWRWRDDALRSYRRAGFVEVPSWESREQLACLERPARSAESRTL; encoded by the coding sequence GTGAGCGAGCAGACCGGCGCACCTGACGCCTTCCGGGGCGGAGCGAACCCCTCGGCCCCGCCGACCGTCCGCGAGGCACGCTTCCCGGACGACACCGTGGACGTCTCCCGTCTGGTCGACGCGTACCTGCGCCAGACCGAGGACGAGAAGGTCGCCCGAGGGCTCGCGTCACCGCTCGAGGGCGGAAGGCTGCCCGACCGCTACCAGTCCGAGGTCGACGACCCGGCACGTGCCTTCGCCTCCGCGACCGTGCTGCTCGCGAGCCTGCCCACCGGTCCTGTCGGCATCGTCGTCCTCACGGTCGACCCGCGCGGCAGCGGTGAGATCAAGCGCTTCTGGGTGGACCCGGCGGCCCGCGGGGCGGGAGTCGGACGGCTGCTCCTCGACGCGGTCGCCGACCGCGTCGACGGATCCCTACGCCTCTCCGTGTGGCGCTGGCGCGACGACGCCCTGCGCTCCTACCGGCGTGCCGGGTTCGTCGAGGTGCCCTCGTGGGAGTCCCGAGAGCAGCTCGCGTGCCTGGAACGCCCGGCCCGGAGCGCGGAGAGCCGCACCTTGTAG